The following are encoded together in the Atribacterota bacterium genome:
- a CDS encoding aminopeptidase — translation MSYYYEYELGKAAKILCEELFKLKPGETFVITADTESDKRVVDATARAAFACDAKPMVIYTAYPMGVGKAADKLLPVEALSAALAETDAWVEFNNGWLLYSTPYDVATAKNPKLRYLNACGMDVDMMVRLIGRVDFPTLEKFMSYLLEITTKAKHMKVTTPAGTDIEFDNNPENPVVFECSRYDVPGSHMTPGQIAWAPKFDTINGEIVFDGSIVPPIVGILREPVRLIIKKGEIVKIEGGKEAIEYDQWLKGFNHPQMLKLAHISYGLHPNARLSGDVVEDERIWGSTEWGIGNVGPILVYGGISGPSHSDGICLNSSAWLDNVQILDKGVFVEPKLKELAKKLGK, via the coding sequence ATGTCCTATTATTACGAATATGAATTAGGTAAAGCTGCAAAAATACTTTGTGAGGAGCTATTTAAATTAAAACCAGGAGAAACCTTTGTTATTACTGCTGATACAGAATCTGATAAAAGAGTTGTTGATGCTACAGCTAGAGCTGCTTTTGCCTGTGATGCAAAACCAATGGTTATATATACAGCGTATCCCATGGGAGTTGGGAAAGCAGCTGATAAGCTACTACCAGTAGAGGCTCTTTCAGCGGCTCTTGCAGAGACAGATGCCTGGGTTGAATTTAACAATGGCTGGCTTTTATATTCAACCCCTTATGATGTAGCTACCGCTAAAAATCCCAAACTACGCTATCTAAATGCTTGCGGAATGGATGTTGATATGATGGTGAGATTGATAGGAAGAGTAGATTTCCCCACTTTAGAGAAATTTATGAGTTATTTATTAGAAATTACTACCAAAGCTAAGCATATGAAAGTTACTACTCCAGCAGGTACCGATATTGAATTTGATAATAATCCGGAAAACCCAGTTGTTTTTGAATGTAGTAGATACGATGTACCTGGTTCTCATATGACTCCCGGGCAGATTGCTTGGGCTCCAAAATTTGATACCATTAACGGAGAAATTGTCTTTGACGGTTCAATAGTACCTCCAATTGTAGGAATTTTAAGAGAGCCAGTACGTTTAATAATTAAAAAAGGGGAAATTGTAAAAATTGAAGGAGGCAAAGAAGCTATAGAGTATGATCAATGGCTTAAGGGTTTTAATCATCCCCAAATGCTGAAACTTGCGCATATTTCCTATGGATTGCATCCCAATGCACGATTGAGCGGTGATGTTGTAGAAGATGAGCGCATCTGGGGATCCACAGAATGGGGAATTGGTAATGTTGGACCAATATTGGTTTATGGTGGAATTTCTGGTCCTTCTCACTCTGATGGTATTTGTTTAAATAGTTCAGCTTGGTTAGATAACGTTCAAATCCTGGATAAAGGAGTTTTTGTAGAACCAAAATTAAAAGAATTAGCGAAAAAGTTAGGGAAGTAA
- a CDS encoding aspartate/glutamate racemase family protein: protein MKRRIKLILPVATTIWNEPALNELNKYKDESTIIDVVNIKKGSESIENSFDEVWCALPTVQEVMKAEKEQYDGVIIYCFGDPGLQAAKEVAKIPVIGIGEASAYIASLIGKRFGIITAGEPEAGSYLENNLKVYELYHKCVGIRSVGIPVLSLIGSEEEELKVLLKFGTEMLNKGADVLVLGCGSMLGIADKASEKLGVPIVIPAAAATKLCESLIAMGLAQSKKAYQFPPSKKRSS from the coding sequence ATGAAACGTAGAATTAAATTAATACTTCCTGTAGCAACAACAATCTGGAATGAGCCAGCCCTTAATGAGTTAAATAAATATAAAGATGAATCTACAATAATAGATGTTGTTAATATTAAGAAAGGTTCTGAGTCTATTGAAAACTCATTTGATGAGGTATGGTGTGCTTTGCCCACAGTCCAGGAAGTAATGAAGGCAGAAAAAGAACAATATGATGGAGTTATTATCTATTGCTTTGGCGATCCGGGTTTACAGGCTGCAAAAGAAGTAGCAAAAATCCCAGTTATTGGGATTGGGGAAGCAAGTGCCTATATAGCATCTTTGATTGGAAAGAGATTTGGGATAATTACTGCAGGTGAGCCAGAGGCAGGTTCTTACTTAGAAAATAATTTAAAGGTTTATGAACTATATCACAAATGTGTGGGTATTCGTTCTGTAGGAATCCCGGTGCTAAGTTTAATTGGATCAGAAGAGGAAGAACTAAAAGTTTTGCTTAAATTTGGCACTGAAATGCTCAATAAAGGCGCAGATGTACTTGTGTTGGGTTGTGGAAGTATGCTAGGTATTGCAGATAAAGCATCTGAAAAACTGGGTGTTCCTATTGTTATTCCAGCTGCTGCTGCAACAAAATTATGTGAAAGTTTAATTGCCATGGGATTAGCTCAGAGCAAAAAAGCATATCAATTTCCACCATCTAAGAAACGTTCTAGTTGA
- a CDS encoding manganese efflux pump MntP family protein encodes MSFLSTVFLAIGLAMDAFTVSITGGIVSGTANLVFALKIAFLFAGFQMIMPLIGWWLGQNIVIYIAQYDHWIAFLLLCLVGARMIYDSFQKTEKKQSINFNSISVLLLLALATSIDAFIAGVSLSFLELDIIKTIIIIGIITLLLSLIGVRIGKVLGYLMERYADLVGGIILIFIGLQILVGHIRG; translated from the coding sequence ATGTCTTTTTTATCTACAGTTTTTCTGGCTATTGGGCTGGCTATGGATGCCTTTACTGTATCTATTACCGGAGGTATTGTCTCCGGTACCGCGAATCTGGTTTTTGCTTTAAAGATTGCTTTTTTATTTGCTGGTTTCCAGATGATAATGCCCTTGATAGGCTGGTGGTTAGGCCAGAATATAGTAATTTATATAGCACAATATGATCACTGGATTGCCTTTCTTCTCCTATGCCTGGTTGGAGCCAGAATGATTTACGACTCTTTTCAGAAGACAGAAAAGAAACAATCTATTAATTTCAATAGTATATCAGTACTGTTATTATTAGCGTTAGCTACCAGTATTGATGCGTTTATCGCTGGAGTAAGTTTATCCTTTCTGGAACTGGATATCATAAAAACAATTATTATTATTGGTATAATTACTTTGCTCTTATCTTTAATAGGGGTTAGAATAGGCAAAGTATTAGGCTATTTAATGGAGAGGTATGCTGACCTGGTTGGTGGTATAATCTTGATTTTTATTGGTCTTCAAATTTTAGTAGGACATATTAGAGGATAA
- a CDS encoding GntR family transcriptional regulator: MIDNFLYSEKLLSLKDKAYQAIKLEIIIGNLKPGLFLVEEKISKSMNISRGPIREALNRLEKEGFVNIIPYKGTMVSNITQQEVKDICRIRKVLEPLAAKESLPRISRSYLERIKKNFIQLSSKSENKESKNHFFVLDKDFHKLLYSECGNKKLIDILDNFGDHTNWFMNIFIKNYPYKESIKEHLEIIEAIEKKEEDLVESTIKKHLERV; this comes from the coding sequence TTGATTGACAATTTTTTATATTCAGAAAAATTGTTATCCCTCAAAGACAAGGCTTATCAAGCAATAAAATTAGAGATAATTATAGGCAATCTTAAACCCGGATTATTTTTGGTAGAAGAAAAAATATCCAAGAGTATGAATATCAGTCGAGGTCCTATTCGGGAAGCTTTAAATAGATTAGAAAAGGAAGGATTTGTTAATATTATTCCCTATAAAGGTACAATGGTTTCTAATATTACTCAGCAGGAAGTAAAAGATATATGCAGGATAAGGAAAGTGCTTGAACCATTAGCTGCTAAAGAATCATTACCAAGAATATCTAGGTCTTATTTAGAAAGAATCAAAAAAAATTTTATTCAGCTAAGCTCCAAATCAGAAAATAAAGAAAGTAAAAACCATTTTTTTGTTTTAGATAAAGACTTTCATAAATTATTATATAGTGAATGTGGAAATAAAAAACTGATAGATATTCTGGATAACTTTGGGGATCATACCAATTGGTTTATGAATATATTTATAAAAAATTATCCCTATAAAGAATCTATCAAGGAACATTTAGAAATTATAGAGGCTATTGAAAAGAAGGAAGAAGATTTAGTTGAATCAACTATCAAAAAGCATTTAGAGCGAGT
- a CDS encoding permease — translation MNFIIYFIGKNWAQRIIVLGTILLYLYLILDKPEIARKGFTNSIRIFFELMPFIFAALLISQAITLLLPDEIIIKWFGQESGIKGIITGGLLAGLLQGGPYAVYPILQSLLQKGAHISIIVTMLIGYGAIGLSRIVYDFIFFEPQLVGLRLLITVPLTIISGLILYFIL, via the coding sequence ATGAACTTTATTATCTATTTCATCGGTAAAAACTGGGCTCAAAGAATAATTGTTTTAGGAACAATTCTATTATACCTGTATTTAATACTGGATAAACCAGAAATTGCCAGGAAAGGATTTACCAATTCGATACGCATTTTTTTTGAATTAATGCCGTTTATTTTTGCAGCTCTCCTTATCTCTCAGGCTATTACTCTTTTATTGCCTGATGAGATAATCATAAAATGGTTTGGACAAGAAAGCGGTATAAAAGGAATCATCACCGGAGGGCTTTTAGCAGGTTTACTCCAGGGAGGACCATATGCAGTATATCCCATTTTGCAATCTCTTTTACAGAAAGGTGCCCACATAAGCATCATTGTAACCATGCTAATCGGTTATGGAGCAATCGGATTAAGTCGAATTGTCTATGATTTCATTTTCTTTGAACCACAACTCGTGGGATTGCGACTATTAATCACTGTTCCGCTTACTATTATCTCTGGTTTAATTCTATACTTTATTCTATAG
- a CDS encoding caspase family protein, translated as MNREKCNYNYFIKLIPVLLFSIFFGGCFFFPYGSLYVTSNPSGAQIFLNDTDTGMVTPALITNLYQGSYTIMLTLDNPPLSRTESVVITQKQTTSAYLELFPEAEYRALCVGVDKYKDPGITDLYAPSFDVSRMIQIFRNTRFGDGKTIFSVLNTLIGEQATHSNILQEISLSFSQANDNDVSYFYFSGHGWSNGVITTILPYDAVIEDYSMDITVEELAAALVKISGTKVVIMDSCYSGGFIGKELLSRVGMNLEELQILNANILESFALYNLKLAKGNLASEGFQVIVSASGDQQCFETTKPHPIDGYPYGYFSAFFCDGCGYNDFSFPYPADINLDYKVTLNEIYQYIYPSLAYLEQDVQVFPQNSSFTLIEY; from the coding sequence TTGAACAGGGAAAAATGTAATTACAATTATTTTATTAAATTAATTCCTGTCTTATTATTTTCCATTTTTTTTGGTGGATGCTTTTTCTTTCCCTATGGTTCACTTTATGTAACCAGTAATCCATCCGGTGCACAAATTTTTCTTAACGATACTGATACCGGAATGGTTACTCCTGCTCTAATTACTAATCTCTATCAAGGTTCCTATACCATTATGTTAACTTTAGATAATCCTCCCCTGAGCCGGACTGAATCAGTGGTTATTACTCAAAAGCAGACTACTTCAGCATATTTAGAGTTATTTCCTGAAGCAGAATATCGAGCTTTATGCGTAGGTGTTGATAAATATAAAGATCCAGGTATAACTGATTTGTATGCTCCTTCTTTTGATGTTTCCAGGATGATTCAGATTTTTAGAAATACTCGATTTGGTGATGGAAAAACTATTTTTTCTGTGCTTAACACTCTGATTGGAGAACAAGCCACTCATTCCAATATCTTACAGGAAATTTCCTTGTCATTTTCCCAGGCTAATGATAATGATGTTTCCTACTTTTATTTCTCTGGCCATGGCTGGAGTAATGGTGTTATAACTACTATTTTACCTTATGATGCGGTAATAGAGGATTATTCCATGGATATTACTGTTGAGGAATTAGCTGCTGCTTTAGTGAAAATATCCGGAACAAAAGTAGTAATTATGGATTCTTGTTATTCTGGGGGGTTTATTGGCAAGGAATTACTTTCTCGGGTAGGTATGAATCTAGAAGAACTGCAGATATTGAATGCTAATATCCTGGAATCTTTCGCTTTATATAATTTAAAATTGGCAAAGGGGAATCTTGCTTCAGAGGGATTCCAGGTAATTGTATCTGCTTCCGGAGATCAGCAATGTTTTGAAACAACCAAACCACATCCTATTGATGGCTATCCCTATGGCTATTTTTCTGCGTTCTTTTGCGATGGTTGTGGTTATAATGATTTTAGTTTTCCTTATCCCGCTGACATTAATCTGGATTATAAGGTGACATTAAATGAGATTTACCAGTACATTTACCCTTCCTTAGCCTATTTAGAACAGGATGTTCAGGTCTTTCCTCAGAATTCTTCCTTTACCTTGATTGAATATTGA